Proteins encoded in a region of the Paenibacillus pedocola genome:
- a CDS encoding AraC family transcriptional regulator has product MSHPNRAFPVLSARDKLLPFYLLGIGLHHEQEHIYRDPGIQDYQWIQCRSGEGKLKLSGSEHIVKQGMGMLLFPGQKHEYYALSGSWKVDWIIFDGSGSAGLFKTVGIVDTCVFTLASPEYLLSGMKELLKAALTPREQTLSNYACSAILYTLLTEIIQRISVEGSDTVGQQYTRLKPVLDYIDQHYAEEITLQTLAGLMCVTPEYFCHLFKKTTGIRPISYVNQVRVNKSKELLLDNVQRGMEDIAHQVGFESASYYGAIFKKLERLTPGAFRRSYQKS; this is encoded by the coding sequence ATGTCTCATCCAAATCGCGCTTTTCCGGTACTATCCGCCCGAGACAAGCTGCTCCCATTTTATTTGCTAGGGATTGGTCTGCATCATGAACAGGAGCATATATACCGGGACCCGGGCATTCAGGATTATCAGTGGATTCAATGCCGTAGTGGCGAGGGCAAACTCAAGCTAAGTGGATCGGAGCATATCGTCAAGCAAGGCATGGGTATGCTGCTGTTCCCCGGCCAGAAACACGAGTACTATGCTTTATCGGGGAGCTGGAAAGTCGACTGGATCATTTTTGATGGCAGCGGGTCAGCAGGCTTGTTTAAAACAGTCGGCATTGTAGACACATGCGTATTCACGCTCGCATCGCCCGAATACCTTCTATCCGGAATGAAGGAGCTGCTGAAAGCTGCCCTTACGCCGCGAGAGCAAACGTTAAGCAATTACGCATGCTCCGCCATCCTTTATACCTTATTGACGGAAATAATTCAGCGCATCTCTGTCGAGGGTAGCGATACTGTCGGTCAGCAGTATACACGGTTAAAGCCGGTCCTAGACTATATTGACCAGCATTATGCCGAAGAGATTACTTTACAGACACTCGCCGGATTGATGTGCGTCACACCGGAATACTTCTGCCATTTGTTCAAGAAGACGACAGGCATTCGTCCCATCAGCTATGTCAATCAGGTAAGGGTCAACAAGAGCAAGGAACTGCTGCTCGACAATGTGCAGCGCGGGATGGAGGATATTGCTCATCAAGTCGGCTTCGAATCTGCCAGCTATTATGGAGCAATCTTCAAGAAGCTGGAACGGCTCACACCCGGCGCTTTCCGCCGCAGCTACCAGAAATCTTAA